The genomic region TGCCTGATTACTTCAGTTTTGTTCGTTTGCAAGATTACTTCCTAGAGATTAAGCTTGGACAcaattcattttcattaaCATCAAACGATTACAAATCTCTTTTCATGTGTTGCAACAGTGACCAACTTTCCTTGTACTGCAAGAACTTATTGGTTCCATTGCCTGTAAATGTTTCTGTTCGAAGTAGAACATATGGCTGCCATTGCCCTTGACACTTGAGACATGATTATCACGTATGGACAATTCATGtataatttctatttttcttttccctggTGCGCCCACTGACTTGGGACAGTTCAGGTGTCCCTTAAGTCCCCATAAAAGGTGAAACTGTGTCCATTTGTGCCTGAATCTTTACAAAAGCAAAAGGCTTCTGCCATCCACTTATTGCGgagcaaatatttttttggggGATTCTAGGAGGTAACCCTGCTTCCATGTGTGGTGTGGACAGAGAGAAATCTCAATCTAACACCACAGCGTTACTACTAGTGGCAATTAagttaaagagagagagatagatGTGTAGCAACTCGAGCTCCTGAAGAGGGAGGTGTGTCTTTCTTGTCTCCACAAACTGACAACCGAGTTTGACCTAGTTGCCTCGCATGATTGAAACATACCCGTCACCCACGTTCGCTAAAGCCTCAAGCTTGCTCCAATGTTCTCGAACCCTTACGACGTGCTCCATATCAGAGAGGGAGAAAGGGTACCAAACCTCCCaacaatttcttttgtttgactATGATTCCGAATGCCATGATCTTGACGTCCAACTCCGATCTAATTTTTAGTCAAAGAAAGttcctttttatattttatttttttcgaATGGGTGCATTAAGCCGGAAAAAGCGTGCTAGTCTCTccattgattttcttttttttttttaatttcctttgaaaaatcattgataaaaataaaggaGGAAAAAACATGGAggaagcttgaaaaatcaaaagtcATTCAACTACTCTCTTCATTGGAGAGACGCTAAGAAAGTATGTTTGCTTTCgtgagaaaagaataaaagccAACATGGACCATACAACTTTAGGAAATCTCTGTAAGAGTAGAACATGGGTGTCTCTTTGTCCCACCCCTTTAATCAAGACTTTGAATATCATCAATCAGTTCAAGTCCAACCTTGTAAAATCTATGTTCCCACTCTACTTTTCGCAGCTTCTGTACATCAAAAATGAGAATCCACAGAACAAAACTGCTTGATTCCAAAGTTCCATTTTTCAGAAAGAAGAAACCCAAAGCTGTAATTTTAATTACGTTATTTCTGGTTCTACCATTTGGTTTGTTTTATCGCTTtacttgaaattgaaattttggtCACACATGTAAAGCATGTGCTTGTTCAACaggataaaaaataatgataaatgaaagaaagaaaaaagccAAAGTTTGTGGTATAGAATAGCTTTTGACCTCTCCTCCTCCTCCAGAGTGGTGAAAGTAAGAAGTAAGGAGGaggtagagaggaaaaaagtCCCCTAGGATCTGGTGATGAAAGTAGAATGAGGAGGAATGGTTTAAGGCGTGGGAAGGGAATCTGTTTTGGTAGTGGCACGCGAACTTATCGCCCAAAATCATGAGGGTGTGAGAAGGgctttttataattaaaagggTCCATTTTGCAGTTCCCAAAACCTTCAAAGAGAAGAAGGGAGTGAGTGACCCCCCCCCCTCTCCTCCCCCTCTCCCTCTCCCTCcctttgaaaaattaaaagaaaggaagGGTAAGCAAAACCCAAGGAGTGTGTTCCCTAATGCAGGCCCAAGGCAGGGCTCCTTTAGCGCCGGTGTCTCCGCTTTGGGTTGTTGGCAAATGCCAAATCTTGCCTATTCGCTAATTGCTATGTGCTTAAGTGTGTTGAAAttaaaaggatttttttttctgcaaACAACTTTGTACGTAGTACACCCTTGGAAACTTCTTTCTAGACAATCCCTTCGCTGACATTCTGCACTCCTGTTCCCAAGATTCCCCCCCTATCTCTCTCTCCCCAATATTAGTGACAATAATCCTTAATTTCTTTCATCAAAATGTGAACATCTTTAATTAGTTTCTAGTCCACTATGGAGTATGGTATGATGGATACCAACAAATGCCATTTTTTAAGGCTATAGCCAAGTGGATGGTACTCATTGGGATAGCCTAAGGGGACTGAAAACTTCCAATGTTTCTTGTGCTAGCTTGCCAGTATTCTACAGCttgtaaaaatttaattgtgatCCATAATCAAGTTGATTAGATCGATGGTATTAGTGCAGGAATAATAAAAGGGAGATTTCGTCGGACAAAATTCCATCCTAGATCATTAGTTGTTCAATTTGCTTGACATATCCATAGGCAAGGTGTATATTAAAACTAACAGCAGGGACTAGATCGTTTGCAAACAAGCAAAGCCGGTTACAATATTGTAGTTTGAAGCTgaatagatatatatatatttgaatcaACAGTAGGCattgtacatatatatatatatatagcttgaTTATACGGAGTACATATAAGCCAACCATCTTATTTTCTCTTTAGCAAAATCTATTGTTCACTTGATTAATCAAATGCGAGCATGATACAGAAAGGTGGGGTGTTAATTAACTATTATAGAAAAAGAAGGTACAGTCAAAAGGGGTGTTTTTTCTTTGGAGGGGGGGTTTTTTTTGGAGGAGAATATTTCAGGTGCATGCGCAAGGGGaggagtttgattttatttgagtACAAACTAAGCATGGCAAACCCTAAAAGTAAGTTGCTCCCCTTGACATCATTCCACTCACCTTCTTCACCTCCCCATCCCGAGGCAAAACCTTTCAGTATAACATTCTCTGCCTCCCCACACCTTCCTTCTTCACTCAAACTCTAATAtgtcttttctctctctctctctctgctaTAGTTTCTTGTCACCCTGTAACAGTCTTAATTCTTCTCTCGTGCATTCTATAAAGTTATAGTGGTTTCTTTTATTGacatattaattattatggataattttaTCGTCGCGTGTATCATTTATGGtgtcactttttcttttttctttcttcgtAATCTTCGTTCTCAATTCTAATAATTGAGTTAGCGTCTTTGAAAAATTCCTtgtttttgattgatttgagTGGTTCTCCATGATGAACACCCGTTATCATTAATGCTTTAGATATATGTAGCTGCTGAAAACTTTAAGGTTTACCATGGTCTTTGAATCAATTACTAAACAGAAGATTGTCCCTTTCGtttgtcttttgtttttctttcacatTGCTTTTCtgaaagatatttttgtttCCTCATGTTCCTAACAGCGACATATTATGTCTTAGTGCACccaaaaacatcattttacTGTTCCCCTGTCTTGTTCTTGGATAACTGGTTTAAGCTGTTTTTCCTCTGCTGTAATTTGTTTTATCCTATTCATAATTCCATTGACTAGACGCTGTAATAGTGTTGCATCAAATTGCCTTGATTTTGACTCAACTCAAGGAATACAAATCATGATTTTGAGATCCCACTTTGTCATTATCATTCCCAACCACCAACAAAACCACCATCTCCACCTTCCACCTTCTACTCCATGAAGGTAGGCATCTTTTGCCCTACCCAGGGACACTGAAAAAAGATCAATTTTATTGTCATGGGGCCATATCTTAACCTTCTTTATTCAAGTActtttttcccttctttttggTTGGTAAGTGGTACCAGGCATGCAAGTATATAAAAGCTCCAAACCAGTACAAACTCTTTAACATCGTGGTGTGTTTCTCGTTGCATTCGTGGGATGATCAGAAGCTAGCTTTATTTGATCTTTCTCTGCTCTCTTTTTTCCCCATGAGAGAACTTTGCTGGTTGCTTGGGAAGCAAAAAGAAAGCGATGTTGGTGAGGTTCAATCCGAAGACGGATTTACGCATGCATTCAGTCGTAAAATACGATCTCAGATTGAGCCGCGCCAATATCACTTTCCAAAAATATATGCCAATTTGCTCTCCCAACTCACCTTCATCTTCTCTTTTGCCTGTATTCTCAATTTCAGCTTTCATGCTTACGATGATATTACTATATCTTTTGCATGGGCTAGAGCTATAAATGTGTTATGCCATTGCTATTGTTTTATCACTCCTAACTAATTTCATGtttgcttttctttgttttatcGGTAATAACTTCATCTTCAACTTGTTATTACAGCTCTCTCTACGAGCTGCTCTATCTCTCAAGTACGATAAGTATACATTTCTTCACCCTGGCCTGCCCTTGCAGCAGAAACTATGTTTTACTGTTTTTCAGGTTTCTTCTTCTTGCACTGACGCAGGTATGGTCACAAATGCACAGCTTTTACCTTTATTTCCTTATTTTCAATGACGGCCCAATTATAATTACTGCAAATAAAGGTTATGGAACTGCACCATCATGGCATACATAATGCAGATATTGCTTGAGAGTTGAGACCAGCTTGCTTAGATAGGGAGTTTAATCTTTGAATCTGTGAGATTATAGTTggccatcatcatcataattGATCATACATATAATCTGCCATTGTCTCTATCATTTGCGCAATTATCTCTTTGGAATGATAGTGAAGTGCTATTAATCAATGCAACACCTGCTTTTGGGGATATATGTAATTTAAAAACTCCATAGCAAATCAAAGAATAGCATTCGTTTTTGCAGCAATTTGTAATACTGTAGCGCAAGATAATTTCACTgtttcattatccaacaaaAGTAACtttttccatatatatatatatatacacacacactaCACTAGTACTTGATGATCATATTCAATGCTACAGTAGGACCATCTGATTGGTTTAATTCATGTTTTTTCAAGAGTCTTCGCAAGGTCTTGCATATTCCATCATGATACATTGATGATATTGAAGAATAAAGTTGTTTTGTGCAGtgtgatttatttatttttgtaagcGAAAATAGAATGACTTGAGAATGTATCCAAACTTTTTATATTAAGTATCACTTGATTAATTGGGTTCAAGTAGCAAAGTTGTTGTGTTTTCTCTTCAAGTTTATATATTAATGATGTTTGTTAAAACCTTTACCGTGATTGGTGGCCTGGGTCCATTAATTTCTTATTCGATTATACTGTTGGTTCCAAAATATATACATTTCCCCTGTAAACATAAATGAATAAGAGATCAACTTGTAGAAGAAAAGacatttgaattttggttCTGAAAATAATTTCTTGGTCAAACCAGAAGCAAGCAAGCTTCTTACTTAAGCAATTAACTATTTTCTCCTTGAAACTGATCGTCTGCTCTACCCCTCATTCTCAATATATAGACAAGACAAAATCATGGCTCTACAGAGTACAGAGTAGTATTCCTTAATTAGTGTTTAATTACTGTAGTTGTGGCAAAGCAGGGATGTATAGCAATTGCCTTTTAATGAACGTATAAAAGGTAAACCGCGGCTAGCTTTGGCAAAGAAGAGTTCATAAATTAACTATGagaaatttcctttctttttttttttggttttggtttagGGTTACATATTTGTCCACTGTATATGACTGTTGagatcttttcttttgtttcgtTCCCTAATTTGTTTTAGATAGTTAGCTTGTTTGGCCAAATATGTGATTAGTTAACCATTAGCCCAGTGTATCAAAGAAGGGCTAAGGGTTTAGTATTATCAAATCCGATATTGGATCATGTTTAGTACACGTCCTTGTTACCATATATAGCACTTCGCTTCAACTTCCCCTTAAAGCTAAAGCGTCTCAAGCTAGCGATTGTCTCAATAAATCTCACCTCTATTTGGTTTATATttctaaaaaatgaataaaaataaacaacaaaattatCAACCAAAACAACACCTTAATTATATTACATATTAAACTAAGTTATAATAAATGTGAATTGGAAGGTAATCAAGGGGGCTTTACACCTTGTAAAGTccacaaatatatatattgcagGTCCAAAGAAGTAAGCATTTATATTggagttaattaattttgcaATAAATGACAAATTAAGATGGTGATATGGGCTCAGCAATGCTCTCTAATTGCATTCATATTCTATGTATTTCGAAAAACTAACTGATAGATTCTAATTCTTTATAATTCTACATATctataattaattgtttttttaattaaaaagtagacataataaaattagtCTAATACAGGGTTGTACCGCATTCCTTAATTGTAATTTCTACAACCCTTAAACTCCTCAAGATTGTTTTGCCACAATGCCAGGATATGCTTCATCTAGCATGCCCATTCTTTTACCCCCCCTCCCTATGCTTGATACAAGTTGAAACCTGAAGGAAAGGTGCGGATTAAAGAACAAAGATTTCGATTTGATGGTTAAATTATGCCACAAATTCCTTTTCTCTATTGCAAGCAAGCTAGCTAGCTAGTCATACGGATGAAGCAATGCCCTATATCCAGAAAACAACTACTTCTTTATCTTCTGTTCTCCTGGTACAACTGTACCTGTATTAATGCTACAGGCAGGGAAATTTCAACTTTAAATCATCGTTGATGTATATCAGAATTCATTAAAATGGTAACAAGCTTCAGATATAAACATAACTTGTTAAGTGCTAAATGATGAGGCAACACCTTGAGAACCATTAACATGTATTGTTAACCCGTAACTACAGTTCGGGAAAAAGAGGAATATTGAAGCACAAAAAGTGCAGCGTTTGATGAATAGTACGTGGTTAAAAGTTCTAAACTGGAAATTTTCCCTTTCTCATCTCCTTTTTACATTGTTGTTGgaattaatcaatcaaatcTGGCGGTTGCACATGGATGCCTGGCCTTCTAGATATGTAAAGTGGCCACTTTGCCTAGCCTGTCATGAATGCTTCCTTCCAACATCAGCAAGCAATGCCTCCAAAAAGTGTCCTTTCACCAGCTGATGATGCGGTACAAGTTCATTTCCTAGGTTTGCTATATCACTTCCTCGATCCATTTTACTTTGCTTAACCCATTTGATGGACTTCTATATGAGCAAGTTAGTTCAACTGAAGTAAATTTAGAACTTCATTGCAGTGTATTATTGTTATAGTCTCTACTGCAAGTTGGATAAAGTAGGACGGTCCACCGCCATGGAGGcttctaaaaataatttatgttGAGACAAACGATTTTACTAATTGAGTCAATCTATCGTTGGTATATAAAAAGCTTACATTATCACAAAGTTATACTCAATTATGAGTCACCTTTACCCTATCTCTTGGTTTAGAAATATATATTGCTAACTATTGACATGtgagtgtatatatatatatatatacattgcATTAAGCTGTATGTAAATTGGATGCCTCTATTTGGTATCTGACACACAACAGCATTAAAAAATGATGGTGCTATCAATTCCAGGATTTCTAACATGGCATAGTGAAGGGAAATCCTGTCGTTCACCATCTGACAGCTAAAAAAGATTACTCGAtgtcttttgaattttgatgctTATGCTGGCTAGCTAGAGATTCTCATAGGAAAGCTTCCAGTTGGCCTAATTATAGTTGTcgtgaaaaaaaattacacttgagtttgatttttgattTCATCAGCAAAGAGAGGGAGGGCCAGATTGCTCTTTATTGAGGTAAATCACACAATGCAAGGTGGTCCTCCCAACTCTTTCTCTAGCTAGCTCTCACTGTTGATGGTTAGCATATATTCCCTAGAGCTGCTGCTGTTATGGCTCCAAAGTCCAAAgataaaattcccatttttgCCTTAAACTTTGACTATACTCTTTCTGCAAATCGTTTTCAGAATAAGTTAAAGCAAGATAAGCTTTTTATCTGATGTAGTTGATGATGAGATGCATATGTAACTACaccatttttatttgtaaagagCAAGCGAATTTTACTGTAGCCCTTGTGGAAATGATTTGCAGAATAAGTAAAGCTCACAAAGATTCCGGATTGAAGGTGATACAAAAGACAAGTGATGTCAAGATGCATTTGGAACTATAAATTTTGCACTGTACTCTTTTTGGAAGTGATTTTCAGAATAAGTTACGGCAGGATTCGATTCTAGTTTGAAGAGTACAGCTGACAGAAATTCAtggattttatttgttttgtgtAAAAATAATAGTACTATGCCTTTTTATACTTGTAGAAAGTTGATGTGCTGATTTTGGTGCAAAGTAAGCCAGTGGCTTATCTTGGACAGAATGGTTAGATGCTTTTGTTTTAAGGGGAAGCAGGCTGAGCTTGTGCAGGTGCAACTGCGCATTTGTAGCCAGTGGCTTTTTGAGTTTAGACGCAGTGTATATGCAGTCAGGTAAGTAATTAATGAACCTGTCTTGTTCACTAAATCAAAAGTTTTCCATCTTTAACATTCACATTTACAGATACAGAATACAACAGAGAGTTGCAGTTGCAGGATCCAACAAGGTTTTCAAATTGAAGAAACTCTCAGCTGAACAACTTTTAATTCTAAGAGGGGAAATGTAGATTTGAAGCAAAGCATTCTGCAAATTCCAAAACTCAAAGAAATTGACATTCAGGTAGCTGCAAATACCAATCTTGGAAATGGGAGGTTTGATCTAATTACAAGAGATATCTCAATTACAACACCGGGAAATGGCGAGGAATGGTCCCACATTCAAGGTTAGCTCTCTAGTGTaaggttttaaagaaaaggaaattgatTTACCTCTTCCAATCCTTCCACCTCTAGCAAATTTCAAACTCCCCAAAATTATACAACAAGCTTGAAATATTGTCTTCACACAATCGAAGTTACAAATGTGGCATCATAACCTCTGATTTGATAGTTGAGCCAATAATGACAGGAATTGACTACTCATCATCTACACCGTTGTTTGCCAGTATTCAAGGGAGAATCTCTGATGCTTTTGGATTGAGCATTGGACAGTTGCTGAGATCCCTCTGGTTTCTTCTTACGTCTCCCTTGTTGAGATAGACGAGAGTGATAAGATAAGATGGCAAGATCATTAAGATCTTGCAATGGAGTGAGAACTTTCACTACTTCATCCATTGTAGGACGGGATTTTGGGTCCCTATGGAGGCAGTTGTAAGCTAATTGAGAAACTTTCTGCACCCCTTTAAGAGAATAATGCAGCTCCAAGCGGGGATCCACAAGTTGGTAAAGTTTTCTCTTGTCAGCTAAATATGATCGAGCCCATGCAACAAGATTCTGCTCCCCACTAGGGCGCTTCTTGTCCATTGATCTTCGGCCAGTCAAAATCTCCAGTAATACAACACCAAAGCTGTAGACATCACTCTTAGATGTCAAGTGTCCTGGGAAAAAGATCCAAAGTTGTACATATAATCAATTCTCAGATTTTTGCATGGAGCAGAAAACTTGAGGAACAAACAGAGACCTATCATACAGTTCGCAAAACAGGAACTCTCAGCACCAAATAACACCATAACAATCAATCAACATGAGCTATTAAGTTTGATGAATGCTTTCCATATCTTTGAAATGTTCCACTAACTAACAGAGTCAAATCAGATAGCTCAAGATCACTTGTTAAAAAATCTTTGCTTAAAGCAGTACAGGGTACAAAAGCACATGCACAAAAATATTGTGCATTTGGGAGTCTGGCTACTGATATTCAAAATTCCACTTAACTTGGCAAGGGTAATGCTCTTGCAGATATGTAACATATTTAGCATACTTTACCTACTCTAGTCTCTAGAATTTTGGTGATTCTATATTCTATTTACTTTCTGGTACTTAAAATCAAGTTCTATGGCAATTTGGTAATGAAAGTCAATTTCATTATAGAATGTTAGTTTAGTGATTTCAGCAATGCCTTGGTTGTTTTATGGCCATCTAGATTGTTTCTAATTCAGCCACTGATATTTTGTATAACAGGTAGTTTTAATGGTAATTGAAATAAAAGTAGCATATCTAACCTGCTTTTCTAACAACCAGTGACATTCATGGTTCAAGAACAAACCAGATACACTTGTCTGAGTAGTTTGATGTCATTCCTACTGCTGTGTTCCTTAGCATTTAAATTCGTTTTAATGTTAAGTCAAATTTCCTTAGAGAAGGCATGTACTAGAGGTTCAAGCTTTCAATTAGTTCAGATCGCCTTGCATACATTTAATACCTGTCATAACATACTCTGGTGCAGCATAGCCATAGGTTCCAACAACCCTAGTAGAAACATGTGTTTTGTCTCCTCGAGGACCAGCTTTTGCTAGACCAAAATCTGAAAGCTTTGCGTTATATTCCTGCAAAAGAAATTCCATATTAATGATTCCATAAAACAAATGATATATTGGATAGGTTGATGTAATCACGTAAATTAACATCAACAACCCACATACCgaatcaagtaaaatgttggatgtcttaaaatctctataaATGACTGGCTCAGGACCACCATGGAGAAAGGCCAATCCTTTTGCTGCCCCAAGTGCAATCTTAATCCTATTAGACCATGGAAGAGGTATCGTCCCTTTGCAAAATTAGCAACAAGGCAACATCAGTATTTCTTTCATGTGAACTTCTATAACTATGAAAGAATGCAAATTCCTGAAACTGTTTATCAGAAGTTACATAAGATGCATCAAATGTTCAGGTGCATCCAGAAAAATCATTGGTGTAAAATACCAAGACAAAAAATTATCAGCAGTACAGAGTTTATGTTCAGTCTCTTACAAGTTTGCAGATAAAATGGAATTGGTGATTTAGTAGCCATAAAAAAGATCTGATATTGTCAAACCCATTTTTTTCGTTTCTAGTCTTTTTTTTAGGGTATTGTAAGCATCATCTTATGCATATTAAGTATTTCATGAAGTCCATTGAAAAATGTAGACTAGCTGCATCTCTTGTAAATTAACTACATTACatttctggtttttttttttttattgatggGGTCTCTTTTAAGACAGCAAAACATTTCATGAGGGTTCTAAGTTGGaaataagaaacaaatttaaaaattccaaAGACTTTTTatacaaaatcaatttatacTGTAACAATGCTGTTACAAGAATAAGAAAGAGCATGGGAGGATGCTTATTTAGGATAACGAAAGCAATGTTTTTGGCTAATAAACGAAACTTATTGTGATGCCTGTACCAAGTTCCCACAAGGGAGAGCCCCATCAATAAGAAGGTACAATAATAACTAACAGAGGAACCGTGCAAGAGGACCACTCCAACAGAggattttaacttaaaataccaaattggagataaaacaaataagaagaacaaaaaactAAACTGAGTTGGAAGGatagaaggaaagaaaacagTGAGACTCACTTCTAAAAAGATGGTTTTCAAGACTTCCTCGAGTCATAAATTCATATACAAGCAGCCGTTGATCGTCTTCAATGCAGTAACCAATAAGTTTAACAAGATTAGGATGATGAAGCTGTCCAAGGACATCAACCTCAGCCTGCATAAAAAGAATCATCCAATGTTATACTCCCAAAATTCAGTAACTTACCAATAGTCTCTTCAGCATTAAATCTACTAACCCAAAGCACATATTTTTCTACTAACCACCCATTCTCTATGGCCTTGAAGACCATCTGGCTTTAAACTCTTGACAGCGACTGTGATCCCTGAACCTGGTTTCGCTGGTGCTGTCCCATTTTCCTCTATCCACCCTTTGAAGACATAGCCAAAACCACCTTCCCCAAGAATGCTGTCAGGTCTAAAGTTTCCTGTCGCAGATTTTAGCTcctgaaaagaaaattggagAAGCTGGCATGGAGATTTGTTTTCTGATGGTGGTGGATCAGGATTATCAGATGAAAGATGAGCTTCATTTGGAGGGCACAGCTCTCTATTACTAGCATTTAGATATCTTGTCTCTGTAGCTGCAAACAGAGATTGAGAATTAGTTGTCTTCCTTTGATCATAATTCCATAACAGCTTAAAGAACAATATGAATTCCATTTCATTTAAGGTTGTGACTTAATAAtaaggaaaagagagaagacTACAATTCCTTTGTCAGTAGAGAATCTTTCAACGAGGATCTTAATTAAAATGGATTATGCAAGCTAAAATCTTGATTGGAATATGGCAAATTGTCAGAAATCAAGTAGAATAAATCAATTCCCTTTCTTCTCCTGTAAAAAGACAGTGCCATGATTTGTAACGACCCAGTGAAAATGATATTAGCTGAGAATAGATACAAAAAACCCAGTCTCACATTCACTGCCCACTTTCAAAATCCCATTATGAAACTCATAtgactaaaaagaaaaatca from Theobroma cacao cultivar B97-61/B2 chromosome 9, Criollo_cocoa_genome_V2, whole genome shotgun sequence harbors:
- the LOC18588807 gene encoding receptor-like serine/threonine-protein kinase At3g01300 — its product is MDDNNCGCWAVLKRGVCKSSVSRDSANTIPRTSLVYDAATETRYLNASNRELCPPNEAHLSSDNPDPPPSENKSPCQLLQFSFQELKSATGNFRPDSILGEGGFGYVFKGWIEENGTAPAKPGSGITVAVKSLKPDGLQGHREWVAEVDVLGQLHHPNLVKLIGYCIEDDQRLLVYEFMTRGSLENHLFRRTIPLPWSNRIKIALGAAKGLAFLHGGPEPVIYRDFKTSNILLDSEYNAKLSDFGLAKAGPRGDKTHVSTRVVGTYGYAAPEYVMTGHLTSKSDVYSFGVVLLEILTGRRSMDKKRPSGEQNLVAWARSYLADKRKLYQLVDPRLELHYSLKGVQKVSQLAYNCLHRDPKSRPTMDEVVKVLTPLQDLNDLAILSYHSRLSQQGRRKKKPEGSQQLSNAQSKSIRDSPLNTGKQRCR